A segment of the Clostridia bacterium genome:
CTCGAATCTTCGGCCAGGCCTTGCCAGGGCCGGTACAAACCATGCTCGATGCCCAAAATATCTAGGGCCCGACCCACGCTTTGGTTAATGATATCATCCAAGGTTTGGGGGCGGTTGTAGAAGGCGGGGATTGGCGGCAATACCGTGGCCCCAACCTCGCTGACTTGGACCATCAGCCGCAAGTGACCCAGGTGCAAAGGCGTCTCCCGGACCATAAGCACCACCGGCTTTTTTTCCTTGAGGCAGACATCGGCGGCGCGAACGATGAGGTTAATGTTGAAGGAATTGGCTACCGCTGAAAGCGTCTTGATGCTGCAGGGGGCAATCACCATGCCGTGCCGCTTGAAGGAACCGCTGGAAAGGGCCGCCCCCAGGTCGTCGATGGAGTAGACCTTGGTGGCTAGAGCCCTCACCGCTTCCGGCGAATAAGCCGTTTCCGCCAACAAGGTCTTCTCTGCCCAAGGCGACATGATCAGGTGGGTTTCCACATCCGGCCGGTCCCGCAACACCTCCAGGAGGCGAACGCCGTAGATCTGCCCGGTAGCGCCGGTCATGCCGATGATTATGCGTTGGGGAGACAACTGGTATCACTCCTTCTGCTAAGGGGCCCGACCCAAGCTGAAGTTGTTGGCGCTTGTCCCCCCAATTTTCGCATAAAATTGGCCTGCCTGCAATCAGGGCTCTACTATTTCTGTTTAGCGCCTGCTTAGTATCAGTACCCATCTGGTTACTGCTGCCCAGGCCGAGCAGCATGCCCTACCCAAGACTCTTGGCGCCAGTCCCATACCAGGGTTTTTTGGGCTCCATATTTAAGTATCACTTGCGAGTTAGAAGTGACTGTGCCCACAACCTCGGCACTAAAACCCGCCCCTCGAAGTTGGTTGAGTACGCCTGGTGTTGCCCACGGGGCTACGGCCAACACAAAGCCGCATCCGGGGTAGCTTG
Coding sequences within it:
- a CDS encoding UbiX family flavin prenyltransferase, which encodes MTGATGQIYGVRLLEVLRDRPDVETHLIMSPWAEKTLLAETAYSPEAVRALATKVYSIDDLGAALSSGSFKRHGMVIAPCSIKTLSAVANSFNINLIVRAADVCLKEKKPVVLMVRETPLHLGHLRLMVQVSEVGATVLPPIPAFYNRPQTLDDIINQSVGRALDILGIEHGLYRPWQGLAEDSRSPGSGWM